The segment tctcctgcctttcTTCAACTACTTTCTCGGACAGACCGCTCTTCTCCTAAAAGTATATCGCTGACTTAAACCTGCAACCTCAAGACAAACCCTCTTGAAAGCTTTGCCTTCTTGGTACCAAACGTACCTGGATGAAACCCAATTTTGCCTCCAAACGCCGAAGTGTGTTTTTGTATTGATGCACCACCACCCTGCACGCCGTCAGGCGGCTGGAACCGTGCACACGGCAGCGGGCGCAGGCAGCCCGGCACCTGGAGCTTTGCCCTCGGCCGTCGCAAGGctcggcgcggcgggggggcccCGCTGCACACCGTGCACCAACAGCTTGCCACGACCCTCTCTAAACCTGCCCCCTTCATACCTGCAAAATCAAACCGCTCACGTTGCTTTAATTGTACACGTACCAGGGTCGGGAGCAGGAACAAGTAGGCAGCGACAGAAGGGCGTTCGACAGGCCCATGAACACCCCCCGTACGAGACGGCCCCAAGGGCACCAGCGGCAGCCCCCGCCCACCCGCCGCTCCGCGACCGCGGCAGCCGCCGAGCACGGCTGGTACCCCCGCACGGCGAGCGCCCCGCCGAGCCACGCACCGTGTTGTAGAACTCGGCGATGGCGGGCACGATGGTGTAGTTATCCTCGCACCAGTCCACCTCCGAGCTGCCAGCCCGCAGCGGGTCCCACCACAGCAGCGCGCCCATggcgcccgcccggccgccgctcCGGCCCCTGCGCAGCGCTGCGAGTCCCTCCGCCCCGTCCTtccttccaccaccaccccccccccccccgccgcgcctcGGGCCTGCGGGAGGGGCGGTGCGGCCTGCTCGctcctggggcagcccctggcctgGCTGAGCCGCCCGGCGATCGGAGCAGCAAGGGTGtccgcgggggccggcgggaCCCCGCAAGCCGGGCGGGCTGAAGCGCTTCTTCCCTGTTCCCCCGGCGGCTTTGAGGAGTCGCCTTCCTCACGCAGGTGGCCAGCTGGcccgcctccctccctccttctttgTACGCCTTAAAAAAATAGTTGATCAAACAGTTTGATGGAAACAGGTGGCAGCTTCTCGCATTCTCCCGTATGGCAGGCGACACGGGAGGGGGAGCGCCGCCATCACCGGCACTGCGCCTGTGCGCCGGGGATGTTTTTATGCAGGCTGGGAGCAGATGGGCCGGCGAAGGCGGCAGCTGGGTGCTCGTGTGGCGCTCTGTGACATGCGGGAGACTAatgctgcattttctctttgcCAAGTACCAGGGCCCTCCTCCCCGGAGAACGGGCGCTCTTCGGTGCCCCGCGCCCTGCACCGGCCGGCCCAGCGCCTGGCACAGGCAGCCGGCCCCGCCGGGGGtgcgcgccccgccccgccgccccccggcaaGCACACCCCCGGGGAGCCGCTCAGGCTGCGGGAACACCGGGTCTTCCCCGCAAATCCAGGGCGGACACGACACGCGTTGATGGCGTTTCCCATTCCAACTGTTGATACTTTCAGTTCTGGAGCAGATCCATGTCGTGGTTTAACGCCAGCCGGCAACTGAGTACCGCGCAGGGTAGAACTGGAGGGTTGAGAGTAAtttaataacagaaatacaatggtgatgatgatgatgatgatgatgataagCAttagggagaagggaagaagaacgaaatccaaagggaaaggaagaaagaaggtgatgcacaacacaaccGCTCACCACCCGTggaccgatgcccagccagtcctgcAGCAGCAACTGACAGGCTCCAGCaacacccccaccacccccgtCACCCCCactttatatactgagcatgacaccCGTGGTGTcgaatatccctttggccagttggggccagctgtcctggctgtgccccctccccattccccgtgcccctccagccctccagctggcagggcctgagaaactgcaaagtccttgacttggtacaaacatcacccagcaacaactagaAACATCCGTGTGCCATCAAAAtggttctcacaccaaatccaaaacacagcacagcaccagctactgagaagaaaatttaactccatcccagctgaaaccaggagaatccaccagcccagccagcctctGACTGGACTGCCCGTCCCTAAACCCGGGGCACTTCCTCACTGCGAGGGAAACCGGCAGGAAcaggaacattttttcctgccagAGGCCGCGCCCCGGCCTGCTCCTCAGCGCGGCCGCCTGAGGTAAAGCCCGGCCAGAGGGGCTTGTACGAGCACGGCAGGTGCCCGGAGCTTATCGCGGCcgccagccctggcagcaggtgCTGCGCTGCCTGGGAGCGCGCCCCTTGCACTGCACAGCGGGTGACACGGACACCTCACCACCAGCCCGCCCGGCCGCAGCGACCCGCCGCCAAGCGgcagcgccggccccgccccgccccgccccgccccgccgctggcGCCGCCTCGCTCGCCATTGGGTAGCCCCGACCACGCGGGACACGGGTGACACCGCTCTCGCGAGAGTTGGCGGGTGTATGTGGGGGCGACGAGCGGAAGTGCGGCCTTTTCCTGTGGCGGCGCGGTTCGGCGAGGATGAAGGTAACCCTGCGTCGGGGCGCGGGGCTTTGCCCTCGAGTGTGCGGGTTCCCCCGGCACAGATGGCCTTGGCGTTGCGTGCGGGGCCTCTGGCGGGGGGCGGTGTTCCCTGATGGCGGGGCTGGAGTGCCGTTGTGGGGCGGATGGCAGCGGATTGTTGGTGGCGCGACATGGAGGCCGGGCGGGCCCCGTTCTCTTAGGGGGGCCCCTGCCGCCGCTAGGACCCGGATTCCTTTAGTGGTCGTTAGTCCGTTGAGAAGGGCTTTTGGGGGCACGGGGCGTAGTAGGGATGCATCGCGTGTGATAGAGCGCTCGGCCTGTGCTGTTACCAAGCCATACTCGAGCGAGAATTGACGGGAGGCGTCTCCGAGGCTCTGGGCTTTGTACCAGCCCCCAAGAAGCACAGGTAATCACCAGCGGCAAGTGTTGCTCCCCTTAAGTTGCTTACACAGTTTTCTGGTACAGCAACATGTGTTGTGACGGGTTTGCAAAAGAAGAGGGAACAAGTTTCAGCTGCCTTGACTTTCTTGATTGCGGCCTGTTTGAAGGTGATCTAGCTCCAGCTATGATAAAGCCTGTTTGCTGTGTAACTGAACGAATAATAGTCCAATGTGGCCAAGGACAGACCTGACTGCCTGTAAGCGTGGTAGTGACAAGCTATAGCTAGTAAGCATTCGTGTAATCAGATGGGGAGatttcagctttgaaatgttGAGATGAAGCAAGCAGataaatactaattttcttttacagtgctTCATGAGAAGTAAACcaaatgtaacttttttcattattgttagCTGAACATATCTTTCCCAGCTACTGGCTGCCAGAAGCTCATTGAAGTGGATGATGAGCGCAAGCTGAGAACATTCTATGAGAAACGGATGGCCACGGAGGTCGCAGCCGATTCTCTTGGTGAGGAGTGGAAGGTAAGAAGTGTAGAAGTGTGTCAGAGCTGTATTCAAGGAgtttaaattacagaatttcTTCAGTATGCAGTTGTCACACTAGAATGCTGTATGGCAGGgatcctcaaactacagccccCGTCCCCCAGGATCCTCAGTCTGGtccctggtatttacagaaccccccgccAGGGGTCGGGGGGGGGAGACCAAGTAGCTGcagatgacttcctgccacTTAATCTGtgcgccagccccctgtttaaaaagtttgaggacccctgctctgtGGTGTATATTTGGCAGGTATGTTGGAAGCTTCTCTTGCTATATGTACTGAATTTGGTGATGAGGCTagtctgttctgctttgttttgtctgaatgttttggggggttttaaGCCTTGTGTTTTGAGTTTCATACTGTTTTTTGCAGTAGTTGTTGTTTGAGAGCTGTCTTGTTTTTCAGGACAAGTTAAATCTGTACCGTAAAACTGCTGATCCCTTCTTTACTGAACAAATTCAAAATGGCCTTCATTGTGTTTAAATTGCTGTTAGTGCATGGGGAAAAGCATGTTGGGCCTGGTGTATGGGCTTGGAATACTTGAGTGTTAATATGGACAGTCCAGCTGAATTTGGGTAAATTTATCTTTTGTACTGCAGCCTCCACAAAGAAGGCAATAAAAgctttacttttccttctttcccatgTATCTCTGCTCCTTTTGCTCTTGTGCTGTGTGCAGATTTCCAGTTTTTGATGATAACAGGCTTTGGTTAACTTTAGCATTAAAGTAAAGCTAgacaataatggaaaaaaatctagtCAGGTGTAGCTTAATTGAAACTTTGAATGGATAGAAATTTGAtaaatttttttgtatattGGAGggtaagtaaaataaatgtaaattctGGTGGTATCTAGAGCTATTTCTGTTAAGTAAAATTCCTGAACCATTGCAAGTGGCGGGGTTTGCAGTGGCAGTAATGGTGACTTTTCCAAAATCACAGACACCATGTTCCTGTTACTTGAACAGTATATTGTAATATCCACCACTTCTCCTTAAAGTAGTAGAGACCTGTGAGCAACTAAGAagtgtatttttgtgttttcatagGGCTATGTTGTCCGGATCAGTGGTGGAAATGACAAGCAAGGCTTCCCCATGAAGCAGGGTGTCCTGACTCATGGACGTGTCCGCCTTCTGCTCAGCAAAGGCCACTCCTGCTATCGCCCCAGAAGAACTGGAGAAAGAAAGCGCAAATCTGTCCGTGGTTGCATTGTTGATGCCAACTTGAGTGTTCTGAACTTGGTCATAGTGAAAAAGGGTAAGAGTTTAGATGAACCAAGCAATAGGTAGAAGTAGGCATCTGGAAAGACACTGCTTGCTAGTGGCTGAGAAGTTGTGTGGAATGCCAATGTCGTCCCAACCTCAGAGTGTGAATGTATCTTGAAATGCCCTCTAAGCGTTAAGTTCTTGTAACCAGAAATGGTTACTGAAACGCTTTCCGTGTTGCCAGCAGTCTGATCACATTAAATTAGCAAAGTAGCTAGCAGTGGCAGTGTTGGCAGGTGGACCCCAAGGATTGTCTATCGtgcatttttatgcattttaaaaactaaaattgaGTATCACCAACAAAGCAGGCATTCAGTAGATGATGAATTAATTGGCATGTTTAAACTTATGTTCTTAAAGGTGAAAAGGATATTCCTGGGCTGACAGACACAACTGTGCCCCGTCGTCTTGGGCCCAAGAGAGCTAGCCGAATCCGTAAGCTGTTCAACCTGTCGAAGGAGGATGATGTTCGCCAGTATGTTGTGAGGAAGCCTCTGAACAAAGAGGGTAGGAACTGAAATTTTACAACTCTGCTGATAATTCCATGAAACCAAAGTGTCCAGCTTACTGCAGTAGACTAAGTACACTGTAGTAGTAGATCCAGGAGTTGACTGTCACATGGTATTTAAGCTTTGTCAGCTGTAACTTAGAGATAAGAAGTGGGGGTTTCTTGGTTGCCCCTTTCTGGTACCCACCTCTTCCCTTATGGTCTACTGTAGCACAgttggttttaaaatgtttgataGAATCTGGAACAATATTTACTAGTGGTTGTAAggataatacaaaaataattattaataaaggAGAGTTAAATACGAGGTGGAACGTTTCTAAAACACTTTTGAGAGGTGGAGGTAAAAAGCAGTATGATAAAGACACTTAAGATTTTTCACCATTGCTTATGGCAGTCTCCAAAATGAGCTTTTATTGGGACCgtgctattttttttactgcctgTCTCTTGAAGTGTAAGGTTtcagttgtggggttttttgcatttgatCAGGGAATGGAAAGGGTGAGGATTTTTAGCAGACAGCGCATGATAGAGCTTGGTTGGGTGAAAGACTGTTATTTTCTGCATCATAGGAACTGTTCTGTCCATTGAAGAATGTGATTGTGGTGGACCTCAGGCTGTTTCTTTTGACTTCTGAAGTCAGGCagtaatgaaaagcaaaattgtaCAGATGTCTGtggtgttgtgttttgtttactCATTATGGGCTATGTAGACCTGTTTTTTGGATACATATGACAAGCCTGTATAGACTTGTACAAGAGAGcttttttaacactgaaaacatAAATGATTTGTTCCTAAAGCTAGGTGATGAGTTTCCATATTCCGTAAGTGTTTAAATCTAGGGGAAATTTATTCTGCAAAGAAGCTAGAACTTTCCACAAAAAATGCAGGGAGTTGGAGGTGTATTACTTGCTCTTAATTGCCGATAACAGATCATGAGCATTAAGACTATATTTTGTTAATGCTACATCTGACAGTTGTTGATCACTTTTCCTGCAAAACCTGTCGAGGTTGAACTCTTGTTAAGTTGCTATAATGCGTAGTACACTAAATAATGTTACCATAACAGTGAATGGAACTTGCTTTTAAGTTTGTCACATGAGGCGTGAGGTCTCTTTGGAAGGTAATCTGCCACTTAATGCTAATTCATAATACCTTTTTTAGGCAAGAAACCCAGAACCAAGGCTCCCAAGATCCAGCGACTTGTGACCCCACGAGTTCTGCAACATAAGCGCAGACGTATTGCTCTGAAGAAGCAGCGCACTCAGAAGAATaaggaggaagcagcagaatACGCTAAGCTCTTGGCCAAGAGAATGAAGGTGTGTTTGCCGCTGTAACTCAGACATATCAAATACCTCATACCCCAGAATCAAGGGAATTGGTAAACTTGGCTGTACACTTACAGCTGCTGTGTACTTGCCTCATTTTGAGTAGCAGTGCCTGAGTGTAAGTATAAACATTGCCAGTCAAATACATGAGTTTGGTCTTCCACCTAAAACCACAGTGACTACTAAAGGAATACTGTTGGAATATTTGGCATAGTACTTGAGTGTTCCGTGACTTCTAGATGGAAACTGAGAGCAGATAGACCTCTACTATGTTGTAAACTTTGCATTAGTATTTTTGGGGATACAGTCCATATTGTTTAAAGACATGGGTCTGTACAGGTTATGATCCTTGTAGAATTCCTTCTGATCTGTGAAGGaggaaactgtattttgctttattgaCTGAAGGAATCCGTTCTTTCTGGTAGCTTCCTTGAAGTTGTATTTTCTCTAGTTTTTTACTTTGTAGATGTTCCAAAGTGCTTGATTATGTACAATATCTCCATACTCATTTcgtgctgctttgcttttcaggaaGCCAAAGAGAAGCGCCAGGAGCAGATTGCAAAGAGACGCCGGCTTTCTTCATTGAGGGCTTCTACATCTAAGTCTGAGTCAAGTCAGAAGTAAAGATGTACATGATACTAAAAATAAACCCTTTTTGTGGTTAACTTTCTGTGTGAGACTTACCAGTGCATATTTTTACTGGCTGtctcttaaaataaatagtagTCTAGACTAACTGCATCATGCAGGCCAAACTGCAATCACAGAGTTAAGTCTCGATTGAGTTCTGTTTTGAGAACATGTAATAAATACTCGTGTCTCCAGTGAGAAGTTCTGATTTATAATAGCCTTGTGCAAGCATGTTAAATTTTCTACAAGTAGTAGTTACTTGTAACAGCAAAATCCTGTGGGATGGTTCAACAGTGTCCCCAAGAACTGAATGTAAGCTAATCTTCAGGAGCTCTGGGTAGAACTCACTTACTAAGTACTGTTCCGTGGTTTGTTTGGGCTTTGTTTAATCTTGAGTACAGGATAGTGTTTCCAGATGAGGAATCATGTCACTTGCTTTCACTCTTGATTGTAAGATTTGTAAAACAAAGCCTTGAGCCGATTGTTGGCAGAATGAAGTGCAGTTAAGTCAGTCAGGCTCCCAGTGAAGTGGTCATAGCACCAAGTCTGTCAAGAATTTGAGAGTCTGCATAACTGTGTCATATCATTTAGTTTAAGTAGCCCTGCAAGGAACAGGGAGTTGAACTTAATGATTTTTATGGGCCCATTACAACTTTAGATAATCTGTGGTGCTGTATTTTGGCATTCTGCTCTTGAAATTGGTGCTGAATAGTGAGCATGGGTAAGTCAGCAATTAAAAGGTTTGACTTCACTTAAGGACAGAAACGTTACAGTACCCTTTATGTATTCAAACTACTTTGTGCAGATCTAGTACCAGGTAAGGGTGATGGGAGTTCTGCTCTGACTTGAGAATGCATGTTAAGTGTTTCATGTTAGAATGATCTGCAGCTAGTCTTAGTTGTTCTTAGAATAGTAATTGGGATCCACCTCAGTTTTTGTCAAGATAGGTGCTTCTATTTCCAGTATAAACGCTTCAATACATTCAGCTTTATCACAGCCTAAGAAGTAaggaagcttttatttttaccttccTGTGTGCATGGCAAGGCTCTTCACGTCAGGCCCCCACCTGACTGGCTAGAAGCAATTTTTTAACACACTGAATGGAATTTGTGTTGCAGAACCATGAGAATTGCTGACAGTAGATGCTGGGCACAGAATGACCAAATTGCCATCCttggatttttggtttgttaGGGTGATGGTATACAGATCTCTGACAAGGGTAGAATTTGCTATGAAGCATCTATGTGCAGTAGAAGCCTCAGACCAAGAGAATTGGCTGAAGCAGTTACTCCAGGCTTCCATTTTAAGTGGCCTTTCACAACATAGCTGTTCAGGTGGAATAATAATAGATTATTTTTGAGTGACAAATCAACTACATaatgagaaaaggcaaagagagTCAGCAACAGTTCAGCATGAGTTAAATAAGAATGCTGGCTAGTTTTGTAAAATTTTAAGAAGATACCATTTTACAGGAAATGAACAAAATTTACCtccaaaaaaccacaccaatGTATGGAGGCCATGTTAAAGACATACAGTTTCACTTTAAACATGAGGTTCTTCACTTCTAGTAGTGAAGATAGCTATATAGGCCCTGTTAAGCCTGAGGTTCACTTAACACAGGAAGTGTATCTTTCACAGATCCACTTAAAATGTAGTGCTagtctttcagctgcaaaaaTTGATGTGGAAAACAGattaaatctgtatttcatcTGGCAGATATGCTTCATATGACAATCTTAACCCGTTCACTGAATAACTTGCCTACATTGCAAATCTTTACAGTAAAGAAGTCTTATCACCAGGCTCTGTTAAGCAAAAGGGAGTCACATCTAAGCATGAGATTAGCACTCGCTAAATTCACAATGATGGAAATTTTACAGGAACATGCAGGAGAGAAATGCACAACTCATTCCTTAACACAGCAGCCTTCTGTTTTGCATCCTAGTAAAAGGTACTTGGAATTAAGAGGCAGTTGCATTGGTCAAGGTCACCAAGCACTGAGGTAAGTGTCTAAAGAGACCTGTGTCCTAAAAAAGATGTCCTACTCTATGGGCTACTAATgagtcttttttaaaagcagtgcaaCTGATACCCAGTTGTATTAGTGGGTAAGAAGAGCGGGTGAGCTGCTGGTTATTTTTGTTAAGCTGTGGGTGAGAGTGTGTGGCCTTGTTAGAGCCAGGAAGTAATACAGCCTAACCCCCAATAACAAAAACCTTGCTGTACTGCTTCCCATCGGTTGTTCTCTTGAATCTTCCTTTGTGgttcctgtgctgctttgttctCCAGTCCTCAGTTTGCAAGTGCAAATTGGGTATACCATGTCTTGGAATTGTAgaagggttggaagggaccttgaaagaCATCTGGTCCAACTTTGATGAGAAGGAGAGCCTAGATGACATTATCTGGTACCCTCTACAGTCATGTCTTGAAAACCTCTGGTGATGTGGAATCACCTGTGTCCCTGGGGAGGTTGTTCAGGTGATTGATCATTCTCACTGTAAAATTTCTTCCATTGAAATGACACCTCTCCTGGTCAACTTGtacctgttgccccttgtcttcTTTCTGTGGTTCCTTTCAAAGAGAGGGCTTCTGTCTGCTTTGAATATGGGATAACGTCTCCCCTGAGCTTTCTCCAGGGTGAAAAGACCCAAgtctttcagtctttcctcatgGGGCATTTTATCCTGCcctttgatcatcttcatggcttCCTTTGGACCCTCTCCAGTCTGCATCTTGAATTGCGGGGCCCAGAACGGGAGCCAGTACTCCACGTGCAGCCAGAAAAGTGTTGAGTGGGATGATCACATCTCTATCTCTGCTAGCAATGCCCTTGAGGATGCAGCTCGGGATCCTGTTTGCCTTGGTTGCCGCAATGGCACTCTGCTGACTCCTGTTCAGCTTGTTTCCTCCAGAACCCCCAGGTCCCCCTcggcagtgctgctgcccagccacagCTCATGGCCGGTGCTGGGCTCTGttgtcccaggtgcaggactctGCACTTGCCTTTGCCGAACTTCACACAGTTCCTGCGAGCCCAccctcccagcctctccagGGCTCTCTGAAAGATGGTTCTGCTTTCTGACACCTCCACCTTGCCACCCCGTTCAGTGACACCAGCAAACCCAGCGAGGATGCTCTCCCTGCCATTGTCCGGATCGTTTATGTTTAACACAGGGCCCCGTACTGGTCCCTGGGGGACCCCACTTGTGACAGGCTGCCAGCCTGAGTAAAAGCCATTGACCAGCACCCTGAGTGTGGCCTGtgggacacctgcctgcccatctCACAGATCACCCACCCAGGCTGTACCCTGACAGTGTGTCCAGGGGGAGGCTGTGGGAAatgtgtcaaaggctttgctgaagTCCAACAACccaaagaaacagaacacaCATAAGACCAATACAATCAGTTTTAAACTGGCACAGTCTGAATTCAGACGGTATGAcactacaggaaaaaaggaggaaaaaaatgactgtagagggatttttaaaggactgaggacatatgttaccattgtctgggttggacaacccaggcctgttagttgaagctgctGAGCAACTtttgtaggacaaggcctcaatgacaagagtccaagtactgatagcctgatgaatagagacttgttagaacttgtagggcactagccctgggaacaaaggaacaagctaactgcagacccctgagccgctacagttgaggaggcaaccagaaggacagagaaacaagtagccaggtaagggaacggatggcgccgatatgtaactttgttaatcaagaaagccgcgtagaaagaaatTCCCTTACTTTGGAATAGAAGCTGTTGCTATGTCAAGgtaaactagtaagttcctattgttctaacggtgtgccttaaatatcaaccaatcagtgttttttacgcttaagatttaaccaatcagtgtgtaatatgtagatggtagaaacgtatataattgtaagaaaatcactaataaatggacaacttgcttgctgtgtcccgtctcttcattcgccgcaaactttaaattgtccttggaacaagcagtgtgagaTAGAAAACCAGCTATGCCCGAACAAGAAACCAGGTGCAGggcaagtcctgggaaccgcgGAATCAACACACTCTGACCAGCACACTCTGAccaggcgcctgcagcatgctcacccGTCAGCGACACGGACTCCCTGACCagaaacttttatccaatcacctcTGTGTAAAGTCGGGTGAGCGGTCGGTTTGTTATAAATTTGACCTGTTTGCTTAATAGAgggagcacggcatgtagccatattggtgtgagTGTtgtgacttggccgactctccacggggACCCTCTTCGTCTGGCGCCCAAACAGGGACCCATTTGGTCACttaaatgctgtttgcttttaaatgcagCAGTCTCTGTGCATTGGACCCGAAGGGAAGTTGTCCGATTAGGGAGCTGGAGGTCGGAGGTGGGTGGAACCTGGAAGGCGAAAAGCAGAGTCCAGAGTTTggtgtagagctgcagatcGCACCCCCGCCGGTGGTAAGACCCTGACGAATAAGACACGGCAGGGCTCTCCGCTGATACAATTAAACTCTTAACTAGTATCCTCTTTAAGAGAGGCGAGAgcaataaagaaacagaagtggagGCTTTAGTTCGCTGGGCACGAAAAAAGGGTAAGATTCCCGAGCCTGCATTATTGTTTAGTATTACagaatggagagaagtgggaaattgcCTCAGGGATACTACGATTGAGGGAGGTaaagaaggagaagaagctAAAGCATTAGGAGCTACGTGGTGGTCTATAattaacactctggaaactatgaaggcagaaaaaaaaagtagcggCGGCAGCCATAGAAGCGTTGGGGAG is part of the Falco biarmicus isolate bFalBia1 chromosome Z, bFalBia1.pri, whole genome shotgun sequence genome and harbors:
- the RPS6 gene encoding 40S ribosomal protein S6 — protein: MKLNISFPATGCQKLIEVDDERKLRTFYEKRMATEVAADSLGEEWKGYVVRISGGNDKQGFPMKQGVLTHGRVRLLLSKGHSCYRPRRTGERKRKSVRGCIVDANLSVLNLVIVKKGEKDIPGLTDTTVPRRLGPKRASRIRKLFNLSKEDDVRQYVVRKPLNKEGKKPRTKAPKIQRLVTPRVLQHKRRRIALKKQRTQKNKEEAAEYAKLLAKRMKEAKEKRQEQIAKRRRLSSLRASTSKSESSQK